The Lycium ferocissimum isolate CSIRO_LF1 chromosome 10, AGI_CSIRO_Lferr_CH_V1, whole genome shotgun sequence genome window below encodes:
- the LOC132033421 gene encoding cyclin-D3-3-like, with protein sequence MTHFHQEQQQKIPFLLDSLYCEEEETWEEDDLFTESSCSENKSNPNLHDLLWEEGELSSLFTKETENKISYNVLEKNQSLTSSRREAVEWILKATAYYSFSAQTAFLAVNYFDRFLFSFDQSQISKPWMNQLVAVACLSLAAKVEETEVPLLLDLQVEESRYVFESKTVQRMELLVLSTLKWKMNPVTPFSFLDYITRRLELKNFLCLEFLRRCEKVLLYTITDGRFIGFLPSAMASATMLHVLDRLQPSIGEKYQDQLLGILGIVKDKVEECYRQIKEVACNIDFHSNKRKFGNLPGSPTGVVDVSFSSDYSNDSWSVATSVTSSPEPLSKKTRES encoded by the exons ATGACTCACTTTcatcaagaacaacaacaaaaaatccCATTTTTATTAGATTCTCTTTActgtgaagaagaagagactTGGGAAGAAGATGATCTTTTCACTGAGAGTTCTTGCAGTGAAAATAAATCAAACCCTAATCTACACGACTTGTTATGGGAAGAAGGGGAGCTTAGCTCTCTGTTTACTAAAGAAACAGAGAATAAAATAAGCTACAATGTGCTAGAAAAAAACCAATCTTTAACTTCATCAAGAAGAGAAGCAGTTGAATGGATTCTAAAAGCTACTGCTTATTACTCTTTCTCTGCTCAAACTGCATTTCTTGCAGTTAACTACTTTGATAGGTTTCTCTTTAGCTTTGATCAGTCTCAAATTTCTAAGCCATGGATGAATCAACTTGTTGCTGTGGCTTGCCTTTCACTTGCTGCAAAAGTTGAAGAGACTGAAGTTCCTCTTCTTCTTGACCTCCAA gTTGAGGAATCAAGATATGTGTTTGAATCCAAAACAGTTCAGAGAATGGAGCTGTTGGTTCTGTCTACACTTAAGTGGAAGATGAATCCAGTGACCCCATTTTCATTTCTTGATTATATCACTAGGAGGCTTGAATTGAAGAACTTTTTATGCTTGGAATTTCTGAGGAGATGTGAGAAGGTGCTTCTCTACACAATTACTG ATGGTAGATTCATTGGTTTCCTTCCTTCTGCAATGGCTTCCGCCACGATGTTGCATGTTCTTGATAGGCTACAGCCCTCCATTGGTGAGAAGTATCAAGATCAACTTTTGGGCATCCTTGGAATTGTCAAG GACAAGGTGGAGGAATGTTATAGGCAAATCAAAGAGGTGGCTTGCAACattgattttcattcaaataaacGCAAGTTTGGGAATTTGCCAGGGAGTCCAACAGGGGTAGTGGATGTGTCATTTAGCTCAGATTACTCCAATGACTCATGGTCAGTGGCTACTTCAGTTACTTCTTCTCCAGAGCCATTGTCCAAGAAGACTAGGGAGTCATGA